One genomic segment of Bdellovibrionales bacterium includes these proteins:
- a CDS encoding patatin-like phospholipase family protein, with amino-acid sequence MRLSEKKHPSLVLSGGGIKAAAFHIGVCLALQEKGFSFEGGFRNSEETKNQPDPSVPLRFQTYVGSSAGSVISTLLAAGYDVDAIIHAFTQGAGLTSAIWKAKSTGSYLRPLTYRDIFALNIKTPRATRILPSLFRKKPVISGGIEVLLKRGVKVNGIFTTGNIEKYLREDVLLSNDFHSLRPNLFIIATQLNHSRKVVFGAYDKTVKEKTIKYASYSNISEAVAASASLPPFFAPYGITNSEGKEIYFFDGEIRDTLSTHVAADHGSDLVISSYSIQPYHFNEEIGSLHEYGMPIIANQALYQVVQQKIAKHIEHQQEIRGLINAVNGYLRQANIPPEHREKLMEILVSRTNYKPNVDYIYIHPSPHDYEMFFFDHFSLNPKILSKIVKIGFKAAMATLRQYNI; translated from the coding sequence ATGCGCCTAAGTGAAAAAAAGCATCCTTCATTGGTACTGAGTGGAGGCGGGATTAAAGCCGCCGCCTTTCATATTGGCGTGTGTCTGGCATTGCAAGAGAAGGGCTTTAGCTTTGAGGGTGGATTTCGTAATTCGGAAGAGACTAAGAATCAACCTGACCCATCTGTTCCTCTTAGATTCCAAACTTACGTAGGATCTAGTGCAGGATCGGTGATCAGTACTCTGTTAGCAGCTGGCTATGATGTCGATGCGATCATCCATGCCTTTACTCAAGGTGCCGGACTAACTTCAGCGATCTGGAAGGCCAAAAGTACTGGCTCATATTTAAGACCTCTCACCTACCGCGATATTTTTGCTTTGAATATCAAAACTCCACGAGCCACTCGTATCCTCCCAAGCTTGTTTCGAAAAAAGCCAGTTATTTCAGGTGGTATTGAAGTTTTACTCAAAAGAGGTGTTAAAGTTAATGGGATTTTTACGACCGGTAACATAGAGAAGTATCTTCGGGAAGACGTATTGCTCTCCAATGATTTCCACTCGCTTCGTCCCAACCTCTTCATTATTGCCACCCAACTCAATCATTCAAGAAAGGTTGTGTTTGGGGCCTATGACAAGACCGTTAAAGAGAAGACAATTAAGTACGCTTCTTACTCCAATATCAGTGAAGCCGTCGCAGCCTCCGCCAGCCTACCTCCATTTTTTGCCCCTTACGGGATTACTAATTCAGAAGGAAAGGAAATCTACTTCTTTGACGGAGAAATTCGGGACACCTTGAGCACTCATGTCGCAGCTGATCATGGATCAGACCTTGTCATTTCTTCCTATTCAATCCAACCCTACCATTTCAATGAAGAGATTGGTTCGCTTCACGAATACGGAATGCCCATTATCGCCAACCAAGCTCTCTACCAGGTGGTCCAACAGAAGATTGCTAAGCATATTGAACACCAACAGGAAATCCGTGGCTTGATAAATGCTGTAAATGGATATCTAAGACAAGCCAACATCCCCCCTGAACACCGCGAAAAGTTAATGGAAATTTTGGTTTCTCGCACAAACTACAAGCCGAACGTTGACTATATTTATATTCACCCTAGTCCCCATGACTACGAAATGTTCTTTTTTGATCACTTCAGTTTGAATCCCAAAATCCTATCCAAAATTGTGAAAATTGGATTCAAGGCCGCAATGGCAACTCTCAGACAGTATAACATCTAA
- a CDS encoding NADH-quinone oxidoreductase subunit N translates to MSVNFQLVDLLLVSPAIALFIASLIPLSVKVFGKGRTPKSMSSVLYGLIGLTIAGGLTISNYGINQTAFSKSLVFDGIGSWSAILVIIATAMSLIFAKDNLATSTRQFEELVFLILNAAMGMLLVAWSNDLIMLFIGIEVMSLCLYLAIALSLEERLSKEAAFKYFVLGSFASAIFLYGCAFIYGTAGGTYLLDLSEIGADLIGTNRLFLFGIVMVVVGLSFKVAIVPFHFWAPDVYQGSATPLTGFMAAGVKLAIFAAFLRLVGTQVLNGERTEDLIVGIQWLAVLTMIAGNVTAILQRNLKRMLAYSSIAHSGYILVGVLAAGIGELGHLGASSVMFYVFGYMIMTLGSFGILSLLEKNENSEVVADDLKGLGARSPMLAACLTVLMLSLAGLSPTLGFFGKFYIFSAAIKQGFFWVSFWGVVSSAISVFYYLRPVVYMYMSEGGGIEVDQSRILSRWLVGACALATLVLGIFSNPFYEEIRKAVAGLF, encoded by the coding sequence ATGTCGGTAAATTTTCAATTGGTTGATTTGTTACTGGTTAGCCCAGCGATTGCACTTTTTATTGCGAGCCTCATTCCTTTGAGCGTCAAGGTTTTTGGTAAGGGGCGGACGCCAAAGTCGATGTCATCGGTATTGTACGGGCTGATTGGGCTGACAATTGCGGGTGGGTTGACGATTTCGAATTATGGAATTAATCAAACGGCTTTTTCCAAGTCTCTGGTCTTTGATGGAATTGGTAGTTGGTCTGCCATTTTGGTGATTATTGCAACCGCAATGAGTTTGATTTTTGCTAAAGATAATTTGGCTACATCAACACGGCAGTTTGAGGAGCTGGTGTTTCTCATTTTGAATGCTGCGATGGGAATGTTGCTGGTCGCGTGGTCCAATGACTTAATTATGTTGTTTATAGGAATCGAGGTCATGTCCTTGTGCTTGTATTTGGCTATCGCATTGAGCTTAGAAGAACGACTTTCGAAAGAAGCCGCATTTAAATATTTCGTATTAGGAAGCTTTGCTTCTGCGATATTTCTTTATGGGTGTGCCTTCATTTATGGGACGGCAGGTGGGACCTATTTACTTGATCTATCTGAGATCGGGGCTGACCTGATTGGAACAAATCGACTGTTTTTGTTTGGGATTGTAATGGTTGTGGTGGGACTTTCATTCAAAGTTGCGATAGTCCCGTTTCATTTTTGGGCTCCTGATGTCTATCAGGGGTCGGCGACGCCTCTTACAGGTTTTATGGCCGCCGGAGTAAAGCTAGCCATATTTGCAGCGTTCTTGCGCCTTGTTGGGACTCAAGTTCTTAACGGAGAGAGAACGGAGGACCTCATCGTGGGTATTCAGTGGCTGGCGGTCCTTACGATGATCGCTGGAAATGTGACGGCGATCCTGCAAAGAAATCTGAAAAGGATGCTTGCTTATTCGAGTATTGCCCATTCGGGGTATATCTTGGTTGGGGTATTAGCTGCAGGAATTGGGGAATTAGGGCATCTTGGCGCTTCCAGCGTGATGTTTTATGTTTTTGGTTACATGATCATGACCTTGGGATCTTTTGGAATATTGAGTTTACTGGAGAAGAATGAAAATTCAGAAGTAGTTGCGGATGATCTTAAGGGGCTGGGTGCGCGCAGCCCCATGTTGGCTGCCTGCCTAACAGTACTTATGTTGAGCTTGGCAGGTCTTTCGCCAACCTTGGGATTTTTTGGGAAATTTTATATTTTTTCGGCAGCGATCAAGCAGGGCTTTTTTTGGGTATCGTTCTGGGGAGTTGTGAGTTCCGCAATCAGTGTCTTCTATTACTTGCGCCCAGTTGTTTACATGTATATGTCGGAAGGCGGAGGCATTGAGGTCGATCAATCACGAATATTGAGCCGTTGGCTTGTGGGAGCATGTGCTCTGGCGACTTTAGTCCTGGGGATTTTTTCAAACCCCTTTTATGAAGAAATTCGAAAGGCTGTTGCCGGACTATTCTAA
- a CDS encoding NADH-quinone oxidoreductase subunit M produces MFLTTLIFLPLLMAGVLWFAPSEKILRPLALSFATVEFVLSLILFIKFDPSHSGLQLVEQYPWIPSAGVSYFLGIDGISFWLILLTTFLTPLTILGSWTSIEKKLRGFLVAMLVLETTMLGTFVAMDAILFYTFFELSLVPMYFLIGIWGGQRRIYATLKFFIYTMLGSLFMLLGIIAMMFYAQDQLGVISASLLDFYKLKIPFVAAEILSTQTLLFFAFSLAFAIKIPLFPFHTWLPDAHVEAPTPGSVILAGVMLKMGTYGLLRFSIPMFPQASEYYSWVFLLVGAVGIVYGALVAMVQPDVKKLVAYSSVSHMGYIVLGLFSFNVYGVNGGLYQMLNHGISTGALFLLVGMIYERTHSREITKYGGLASAAPIFTIVFFVVTLSSIAVPMTNGFVGEFYILMGAFMGARPYAYFAVAGVVLGAAYMLWMFKRIFYGEKGPLVVEHEKHGLDLNSREILVIAPLVILIFWMGLFPGHFLRWSNASVDHIVANRTSYELSISGKESLRESVTRYLTNGLSK; encoded by the coding sequence ATGTTTTTGACGACTTTAATTTTTCTTCCTCTGTTGATGGCTGGTGTGCTGTGGTTTGCTCCAAGTGAAAAAATCTTGAGGCCTTTGGCTCTGAGCTTTGCGACGGTTGAATTTGTTCTTAGTCTCATTCTTTTTATTAAGTTTGATCCCAGTCACTCTGGGCTGCAGTTGGTAGAGCAGTATCCATGGATTCCTTCTGCGGGGGTGTCTTATTTTCTGGGTATAGATGGAATTTCCTTTTGGTTGATTCTCCTTACAACTTTTCTGACTCCATTGACGATTTTGGGCAGTTGGACCTCGATTGAAAAAAAGCTTCGTGGCTTCTTGGTGGCGATGCTTGTGCTTGAAACAACGATGCTAGGAACCTTTGTGGCGATGGACGCCATCCTGTTCTATACGTTTTTTGAGCTGTCACTTGTGCCAATGTATTTTCTGATCGGCATTTGGGGAGGGCAGAGACGAATCTATGCGACCCTTAAGTTTTTTATCTACACGATGCTTGGGTCTCTGTTCATGCTTCTGGGAATAATTGCAATGATGTTTTATGCCCAAGACCAACTCGGGGTGATTTCGGCGAGTCTCCTTGATTTTTACAAATTGAAAATACCATTTGTGGCCGCGGAGATTTTATCAACACAAACCTTGCTTTTTTTCGCGTTCTCTCTTGCGTTTGCGATAAAAATTCCTCTTTTCCCCTTCCACACCTGGTTGCCTGATGCACACGTGGAAGCGCCAACTCCGGGTTCTGTGATTTTAGCCGGTGTGATGTTGAAGATGGGAACTTACGGGCTGTTGCGTTTTTCGATTCCAATGTTTCCTCAAGCCTCAGAATACTATTCGTGGGTTTTTCTTTTAGTTGGAGCGGTTGGAATTGTTTATGGTGCTTTGGTGGCCATGGTTCAGCCCGATGTGAAGAAATTGGTCGCCTATTCTTCGGTTTCTCATATGGGATATATTGTATTGGGTCTTTTTTCCTTTAACGTATACGGCGTTAATGGTGGTCTGTATCAAATGCTAAATCATGGAATTAGCACAGGGGCCTTGTTTTTACTTGTCGGAATGATTTATGAGAGGACTCATAGTCGTGAAATCACCAAGTATGGGGGATTGGCTTCTGCTGCACCAATTTTTACCATTGTCTTTTTCGTTGTGACTCTCTCGAGCATAGCAGTACCGATGACAAACGGGTTTGTTGGTGAATTCTACATTTTGATGGGGGCATTTATGGGAGCGCGGCCCTACGCTTACTTTGCTGTAGCGGGAGTTGTTCTAGGAGCAGCCTATATGCTTTGGATGTTTAAGCGTATTTTTTATGGCGAAAAGGGACCTTTGGTTGTTGAGCATGAAAAACATGGCTTGGACCTTAATTCTCGAGAGATTTTGGTGATAGCGCCACTGGTTATTTTAATTTTTTGGATGGGGTTGTTTCCGGGACACTTTCTTCGGTGGTCGAATGCGAGTGTTGACCACATCGTAGCCAATCGTACGAGTTATGAGCTCAGTATTTCAGGTAAAGAGAGCTTGCGGGAATCTGTTACTCGTTATTTAACGAACGGATTAAGTAAATAG
- the nuoL gene encoding NADH-quinone oxidoreductase subunit L, whose product MVIQLLFAILLAAPLVGFLFNGLRFKNPNYVLAGSVASGAAIISFICSALLVFLLIQMPAGEGRFLRVHFFEWMAVGEFKANAAFLVDQISAIMILVITGVGSLIHIFSVGYMSHDERPSKYFAYLNLFLFNMLLLVLGDNLIVMFVGWEGVGLCSYLLIGFWFTDKEKSAAGMKAFITNRIGDAGFLLGIFLLFATFGSVEFSQLSHLLPATAETGWSGPITLACLFLFIGATGKSAQIPLYVWLPDAMAGPTPVSALIHAATMVTAGVYMMVRLSAVFVLAPQAMMVVAIVGALTALLAATIGMTQWDIKKVLAYSTVSQLGYMVLAVGVGAFMPAMFHLMTHAFFKALMFLGSGSVIHAMHHEQDIRKMGGLKPYMPITYWTFVIGWVAIIGLPPFAGFFSKDEILWHAFNLPKVGPLFWIVGALTAAATAFYMTRLMAFVFWGKPRFSSETHPHESPLSMTLPLIVLAILSVIGGWIGIPHVISAILPGHPGHFLSEWLEPVLAKLPGKAPGSAILEWSLMGVSVGIAGLAAWFSYDTYILNPDRTAIITRKIGPIYRLVEGRYWIDEIYFGKLINPLVNLSKGLWVYIDVRFIDQITYWVSDFINSTGRGIRSLQNGNLQQYALFIAIGLISLMIYSL is encoded by the coding sequence ATGGTAATTCAGCTTTTGTTTGCAATACTGTTAGCAGCGCCCCTGGTTGGTTTTCTGTTTAATGGCTTGAGGTTTAAAAATCCAAATTACGTATTAGCTGGGTCTGTTGCCAGTGGCGCAGCAATCATTTCATTCATTTGTTCGGCTCTACTCGTTTTTCTATTGATACAAATGCCGGCCGGAGAGGGGCGATTTCTGAGGGTCCATTTTTTTGAATGGATGGCTGTTGGCGAATTCAAAGCCAATGCAGCTTTTCTGGTGGATCAGATCAGTGCGATCATGATTTTGGTCATAACGGGTGTTGGCTCGCTCATTCATATCTTTAGCGTGGGCTATATGTCTCATGATGAAAGGCCATCCAAGTACTTTGCTTATCTGAACTTGTTTCTTTTCAATATGTTGCTTTTGGTGCTCGGCGATAACCTGATAGTCATGTTCGTTGGATGGGAGGGGGTTGGCCTTTGTTCATATCTTCTGATTGGTTTTTGGTTTACTGACAAAGAAAAATCTGCGGCCGGAATGAAGGCCTTTATTACAAATCGAATTGGAGACGCAGGATTTTTATTGGGAATATTTCTTCTCTTTGCGACTTTTGGTTCAGTTGAATTTTCTCAATTGAGTCATCTATTGCCGGCCACCGCTGAAACCGGCTGGTCTGGGCCAATTACCCTTGCTTGTTTGTTTCTTTTCATTGGTGCCACAGGGAAGTCAGCTCAAATACCACTTTATGTTTGGCTTCCTGATGCTATGGCGGGTCCCACGCCTGTTTCAGCACTGATTCATGCTGCCACAATGGTAACTGCCGGCGTGTACATGATGGTCAGGTTAAGTGCGGTGTTTGTCCTGGCTCCTCAGGCCATGATGGTTGTGGCTATTGTTGGTGCCCTCACAGCCTTGTTGGCTGCGACAATTGGAATGACACAATGGGATATTAAGAAAGTTTTAGCTTATTCGACGGTTTCTCAGTTGGGATACATGGTTTTAGCTGTGGGCGTAGGGGCTTTCATGCCGGCGATGTTTCACCTGATGACCCATGCTTTTTTTAAGGCTCTGATGTTTTTGGGTTCGGGAAGTGTCATACATGCCATGCATCACGAGCAGGATATTCGAAAAATGGGGGGTCTTAAACCTTACATGCCAATCACATATTGGACCTTTGTGATCGGCTGGGTCGCCATTATAGGACTGCCTCCCTTTGCTGGGTTTTTTAGTAAGGACGAGATTCTTTGGCATGCATTCAACCTTCCAAAAGTAGGTCCCCTGTTCTGGATTGTGGGGGCTTTGACTGCAGCCGCAACTGCATTTTATATGACGAGATTGATGGCATTTGTTTTTTGGGGTAAGCCTCGATTTTCGTCTGAAACTCATCCTCACGAATCTCCTCTTTCTATGACATTGCCATTGATTGTCTTGGCTATCTTATCAGTCATAGGTGGATGGATCGGTATTCCCCACGTAATATCTGCTATTTTGCCAGGGCATCCGGGTCATTTCCTTTCAGAGTGGCTCGAGCCTGTTTTAGCTAAGTTACCTGGCAAAGCTCCGGGAAGCGCGATCTTAGAGTGGTCTTTAATGGGAGTTTCAGTGGGTATTGCTGGTTTGGCCGCTTGGTTCTCGTATGACACCTATATTTTGAATCCTGATCGAACTGCGATAATTACGAGAAAGATTGGTCCTATTTATAGACTTGTCGAAGGTAGATACTGGATAGATGAAATTTACTTTGGGAAACTAATCAATCCGCTCGTGAATTTGAGTAAGGGTCTATGGGTTTACATTGATGTCAGATTTATTGATCAGATAACCTATTGGGTTTCTGATTTTATAAATAGTACAGGAAGGGGGATTCGCTCCCTTCAAAATGGAAATCTCCAACAATATGCCCTTTTTATTGCGATAGGACTGATCTCGTTGATGATTTATTCCCTTTGA
- the nuoK gene encoding NADH-quinone oxidoreductase subunit NuoK, protein MHALEALKYVGLNHYLALSGLVFTMGMIAVLLRRNVIVILMGVELMLNGVNIAFVAFGYHMGDIHGQLMVFFVMTVAAAEAGVGLALAVTVFKQFKKVDIKSFEQLKG, encoded by the coding sequence ATGCACGCACTTGAGGCATTAAAATATGTTGGATTAAATCACTATTTAGCTTTGTCTGGCTTGGTTTTCACTATGGGGATGATTGCCGTTTTGCTGAGAAGAAACGTTATTGTAATATTGATGGGAGTGGAATTGATGTTGAACGGGGTGAACATTGCTTTTGTGGCTTTTGGATATCATATGGGTGATATTCACGGCCAATTGATGGTTTTTTTTGTTATGACAGTGGCCGCAGCAGAGGCGGGAGTTGGGCTGGCCCTTGCGGTGACGGTTTTTAAGCAATTCAAAAAAGTGGACATTAAGTCTTTTGAACAACTGAAAGGTTAA
- a CDS encoding NADH-quinone oxidoreductase subunit J — MENSILFYILSGIIVLSAFLMVVVVNPIYSSLFLVMAMVAISGIFYLLEAYFIAGVQLIVYAGAVMVLFVMVLMLFDLKREMMAFSRGIFSGFLKLTSAGAILGLIFGAAERSTEMMKVPSISSSTAASGYSSEMKQLTQILFSEYLLEFEILGVLLLLIAVGVVAVSRSKGGTHART, encoded by the coding sequence ATGGAGAACAGCATACTGTTTTATATATTGTCTGGGATCATTGTGCTGAGTGCATTTCTGATGGTGGTCGTGGTTAATCCGATCTACTCCTCTTTGTTTCTCGTTATGGCGATGGTAGCTATTTCTGGAATTTTTTATCTTTTGGAGGCCTATTTCATTGCTGGGGTACAACTGATTGTATACGCCGGAGCAGTGATGGTCCTTTTTGTGATGGTCCTGATGCTATTTGATCTAAAAAGGGAAATGATGGCGTTCTCGCGAGGAATTTTCTCTGGGTTTTTAAAACTCACAAGCGCCGGAGCCATTTTGGGTTTGATATTTGGGGCGGCGGAGCGTTCTACCGAGATGATGAAAGTTCCCTCGATTTCTTCTTCGACGGCAGCCTCAGGCTATTCATCAGAAATGAAACAACTGACCCAAATACTGTTTTCGGAGTATCTGTTAGAATTTGAGATTCTTGGAGTGCTACTCCTTCTGATTGCGGTAGGAGTAGTGGCAGTTTCACGCAGCAAGGGGGGCACTCATGCACGCACTTGA
- a CDS encoding NADH-quinone oxidoreductase subunit H, with product MSMGHDVFEISINIIKILFIFLMMVQLVPVLVWIERRGSAFIQNRFGPNRVGPLGLTQLLADAVKFLFKEEFVPDKTSPWLFYAAPILALIPGALAFSAIPLSTPFQIEAFEYFGKTWGPYTFLFQGFEIGIGIVFVLGISSLGSYSLLLAGWSSNSKYSLFGALRATAQMISYELALGLSLVGSLLIYNTFSFSEMVLAQQGPLTFSAFGEPIVFSYLPNWGIFFQPLGALIFFAAMFAETNRLPFDLPEAESELVAGYHTEYGGLKMLMFYIGEYGHMLVASAIMVTFFLGGYNIPLVEPKQIQDVLIGFGSSVTLSSLLTALILHVVFLIKVLFFLWVFIWVRWSLPRFRYDQLMDLGWKTMLPWALANTILTAVVVLILRTKWV from the coding sequence ATAAGTATGGGTCACGATGTATTTGAGATCTCTATTAATATTATCAAAATACTTTTTATCTTTCTTATGATGGTTCAACTTGTGCCTGTGTTGGTGTGGATAGAGCGGCGTGGCTCCGCCTTTATCCAAAATCGATTTGGACCAAATCGAGTGGGACCTTTGGGATTGACACAGCTCCTTGCTGACGCTGTGAAGTTTCTCTTTAAGGAAGAATTCGTTCCAGACAAAACCAGTCCCTGGTTGTTTTACGCTGCTCCCATATTGGCATTGATCCCTGGGGCTCTGGCCTTCAGTGCGATACCTCTTTCAACACCTTTTCAAATTGAAGCATTTGAGTATTTTGGCAAGACATGGGGACCTTATACATTTTTATTTCAGGGCTTTGAAATTGGAATAGGTATTGTTTTTGTACTTGGGATTTCTTCGCTGGGCAGTTACTCATTGCTTTTGGCGGGTTGGAGCTCAAACAGCAAATATTCTCTCTTTGGAGCCCTTCGTGCCACGGCTCAGATGATTAGTTATGAATTGGCGCTTGGGTTGTCCCTTGTGGGAAGCCTTTTAATATACAATACCTTTTCCTTTTCTGAAATGGTTCTCGCTCAGCAGGGGCCTTTGACCTTTTCTGCGTTTGGAGAGCCCATTGTTTTTTCCTATCTGCCCAATTGGGGAATATTTTTTCAACCATTGGGAGCTCTCATTTTTTTTGCAGCCATGTTTGCTGAAACGAACCGACTGCCCTTTGACCTTCCCGAAGCGGAATCTGAGTTAGTTGCCGGATACCATACTGAGTATGGGGGGCTGAAGATGCTCATGTTTTATATTGGTGAATATGGGCACATGTTGGTTGCGTCAGCGATCATGGTGACATTTTTTTTAGGTGGTTATAATATTCCCTTGGTAGAGCCGAAGCAGATTCAAGATGTGCTGATTGGATTTGGGTCTTCGGTGACTTTATCTAGTCTGTTAACGGCCCTTATTCTTCATGTGGTATTTCTTATTAAAGTTTTGTTTTTTCTTTGGGTTTTCATTTGGGTTCGATGGTCATTGCCGAGATTTAGATACGATCAATTGATGGATTTAGGATGGAAGACAATGCTTCCGTGGGCTTTGGCTAATACGATTCTGACGGCTGTGGTCGTATTAATTTTGCGAACGAAGTGGGTGTAA
- a CDS encoding NADH-quinone oxidoreductase subunit A, giving the protein MSPLVSVLFLGVFVALFGAALVMVSSLLGPRSIQSAMKKRPYECGLEGDIREDTKIPVKYYLTAILFILFDIEIIFMYPWAVAYGDFISSGHGIYIFIAMAIFLAIFIFGLAWEIRSKALEWE; this is encoded by the coding sequence ATGTCACCTTTGGTTTCGGTTTTATTTTTAGGTGTTTTTGTTGCGCTTTTTGGTGCTGCCCTAGTCATGGTCTCCTCTCTTCTCGGACCGCGTTCCATTCAATCTGCGATGAAGAAGCGACCTTACGAGTGTGGTTTAGAAGGGGATATAAGGGAAGACACAAAAATTCCAGTCAAATATTATCTTACTGCGATTTTGTTCATTTTATTCGATATTGAGATTATTTTTATGTATCCGTGGGCCGTAGCTTATGGTGATTTCATTTCCTCTGGACATGGGATTTACATTTTTATCGCGATGGCCATATTTTTGGCCATTTTCATTTTCGGACTGGCTTGGGAGATTAGATCTAAGGCTTTGGAGTGGGAATAA